The proteins below are encoded in one region of Apium graveolens cultivar Ventura chromosome 4, ASM990537v1, whole genome shotgun sequence:
- the LOC141717127 gene encoding protein FAR1-RELATED SEQUENCE 5-like yields MRNTSRSESENSFFAQFHKQGDTLSEFWLRFESVMDRQRNEAARLDEESKSSVPTTFSTWFIEDDAARLFTRTVFYQVQEEIFASCVDMQIKRMSNEVDGVTCFDIKDVKVNDKLFKVSVSMNHAVCSCKKFVICGIVCRHSFCRLKHIRVTKFPKSLVLNRWMINAESGTSSNLDLVTSACFKLEQVSLKLTNIWFDFRQSVDKTRVNMDKLGHVPSTIKQLNTDLDDEDESVVAFTKKDHMAAMVGQQPSEEVTILAPNICKNKGNYFKRMMSDREKAVIKLKKRIRKCALCQATTHDARKCEKRKNAKAK; encoded by the exons ATGAGGAATACATCGAGATCTGAAAGTGAAAATTCTTTTTTTGCTCAATTTCACAAACAAGGAGATACATTATCTGAGTTTTGGTTACGATTTGAGAGTGTTATGGATAGACAAAGAAATGAGGCTGCTAGATTGGATGAGGAATCAAAGTCAAGTGTGCCTACTACATTTTCCACATGGTTTATTGAAGATGATGCTGCTCGTTTATTCACACGTACTGTTTTTTACCAAGTTCAGGAGGAAATTTTTGCATCTTGTGTGGATATGCAGATTAAGCGTATGAGCAATGAAGTTGATGGTGTTACTTGTTTTGATATCAAGGATGTGAAAGTCAATGACAAACTTTTTAAG GTCTCTGTGAGTATGAACCATGCTGTGTGTTCTTGCAAGAAATTTGTTATATGCGGTATTGTATGCAGACATTCATTTTGTAGGTTGAAACATATTAGAGTAACAAAGTTCCCTAAAAGTCTTGTTCTTAATCGTTGGATGATAAATGCTGAGAGTGGAACTTCATCAAATTTAGATTTGGTAACCAGTGCTTGTTTTAAGTTGGAGCAGGTATCTTTGAAACTGACAAATATCTGGTTTGATTTTCGTCAATCTGTTGACAAGACTAGAGTTAATATGGACAAGTTGGGTCATGTACCCTCAACTATAAAGCAATTGAATACTGATCttgatgatgaagatgaatcTGTTGTTGCTTTTACTAAAAAAGATCACATGGCTGCTATGGTTGGTCAGCAACCTTCGGAAGAAGTAACAATTCTTGCCCCTAATATTTGCAAGAATAAAGGCAATTATTTTAAGAGGATGATGAGTGATAGGGAAAAAGCAGTGATCAAATTGAAAAAACGGATTCGGAAGTGCGCACTATGTCAGGCAACTACTCATGATGCCAGAAAATGTGAAAAAAGGAAGAATGCGAAGGCCAAATAA